From Spirosoma aerolatum, one genomic window encodes:
- the rfaD gene encoding ADP-glyceromanno-heptose 6-epimerase: MIIVTGAAGFIGSCLISKLNQENFNFIIAVDDFSYPEKEANLAGKRIQERVDREAFFDWLDQNYQEVEFIFHIGARTDTTEFDRHIFEHLNVEYSKQIWNRCIEYQIPLVYASSAATYGMGELGYDDNESLIPQLKPLNPYGDSKNEFDIWALEQERKPFFWAGLKFFNVYGPNEYHKGRMASVIFHAFNQIKQSGRMKLFRSHNPDFADGEQMRDFVYVKDLVEVCSFLMHHRRNSGIYNLGSGKARTFLDLAKNTFYALGLEPQIDFIDTPADIRDKYQYFTQANMAKLRSIGYDRPFCSLEEGIADYVRNYLGKEDYL, from the coding sequence ATGATTATAGTTACGGGAGCCGCCGGTTTTATCGGAAGTTGCTTAATCAGCAAGTTAAATCAGGAAAACTTCAATTTTATCATTGCAGTCGATGATTTTTCATACCCGGAAAAAGAAGCAAATCTGGCCGGAAAACGGATTCAGGAACGTGTAGATCGGGAAGCTTTTTTTGATTGGCTTGATCAAAATTATCAGGAAGTAGAATTTATTTTTCACATCGGAGCCCGTACGGATACAACGGAATTTGACCGGCATATTTTCGAGCATCTGAATGTTGAATACTCTAAGCAAATCTGGAATCGGTGCATTGAGTATCAAATCCCGCTGGTCTATGCGTCATCGGCCGCTACGTATGGAATGGGTGAATTGGGATACGATGATAATGAATCGTTGATTCCGCAATTAAAACCGCTGAACCCCTACGGCGACTCGAAGAATGAATTTGATATTTGGGCGCTGGAGCAGGAACGCAAACCTTTCTTTTGGGCTGGCCTGAAATTCTTCAATGTATATGGCCCAAATGAATACCACAAAGGCCGTATGGCATCGGTTATCTTTCACGCATTCAATCAGATAAAACAGTCGGGTCGGATGAAATTATTCCGATCGCACAACCCCGACTTTGCGGATGGCGAACAGATGCGCGATTTTGTATATGTGAAGGATCTGGTTGAGGTTTGTTCGTTTCTGATGCATCATCGTCGCAATTCGGGCATTTACAACCTGGGTAGTGGGAAAGCCCGTACCTTCCTCGATCTGGCCAAAAATACGTTCTACGCCCTGGGACTTGAGCCCCAGATCGACTTCATCGATACCCCCGCCGACATTCGCGATAAATACCAGTATTTTACCCAGGCCAACATGGCAAAACTCCGGTCTATCGGCTACGACCGGCCGTTCTGCTCCCTCGAGGAAGGCATTGCCGATTACGTCAGAAATTACCTGGGTAAAGAAGACTATTTATAA
- a CDS encoding DMT family protein has protein sequence MKGLYCILLLTLSNVFMTLAWYGHLQIKQYPMLAKLSLFGVIMLSWGLAFFEYIFQVPANRIGSNETGGPFSLFELKTIQEAVSLTVFTLITVFLFKTDKLAWNHLVGFAFIVIAVFFIFKKW, from the coding sequence ATGAAAGGACTTTATTGCATTCTGTTACTAACGTTATCGAACGTATTTATGACACTGGCCTGGTATGGTCACCTTCAAATTAAACAATATCCTATGTTGGCTAAACTATCGCTTTTTGGGGTGATTATGCTTAGCTGGGGGCTGGCTTTTTTCGAATACATCTTTCAAGTTCCTGCCAATCGCATTGGCTCAAATGAAACGGGCGGTCCCTTTTCGCTGTTCGAATTAAAAACCATTCAGGAAGCCGTATCGCTGACCGTTTTTACCCTCATCACGGTTTTTCTCTTTAAAACCGATAAACTGGCCTGGAATCACCTGGTTGGGTTTGCCTTCATCGTCATCGCGGTATTCTTCATCTTCAAAAAATGGTAA